The genome window GTTATTCGGTGTAAAGCAGGAACAGTTTATCTTTAGGTAACGGTCAGCTATTGCACCAAGGAGTCCATCAACATCATTCGCCTTTGTATCAACAAGGTCCTTGAAATATTTCACACCGGTGCAGGTCTCATCAACTACTACCGCACCCCCTGAAGTTTCTATTAAAGAATGGATCTTCCAGTTACCCATAACCGACGGGCAGCCAGAGACCATAATTCGTTTTGCCTTGTCTGAAAATGGTGAAATTCCTTTTTTGATTCTGTCCTCAAGTTCATCACACAATTCTTCAACCTTTTTCGTGAAACGCACCGGTTCATCATTCAATGCTGCCTGCATTACAACCAATGTATCAAGACCACTGATTGGTATCGGTTCTTTTATTCTCAATTTAGCTAACCGCTGGAGCGCCTTTCTCTTGTTATTCATTATTTCAATTTTTTCCTTTAGGACAGATGGATTTAGTTTCCTTTCTGCAAGTCTCTCGAGGTTCTCGGCCAATGAGTGGATCTCATTATCCCAGAGATGGAGATCGATCGCATTCTTTTTCTGGGGTAATTCCATAATATGGAAGTTTACCTTTTGCGCTAAAATATCCCAGACCTTCTTCTTCGCATCGCAGGTCGTCTCACCAACGGCAAGGCTCTTAATTGGTGCATAAGGGCAGGTTTTGGAGAATGCAAGTCCCAGAGTAG of candidate division WOR-3 bacterium contains these proteins:
- a CDS encoding double-cubane-cluster-containing anaerobic reductase is translated as MSVNNYEKMWQELGLDVNLHNEVLDYINKGFQNTVGKQKNRPKTMEYFDNVLHESHGGRIAELIEEKSKGKKIVGFFCIYVPEEVIMALDLVPIALCGGTNFSVPYAEKMLPRDICPLVKSTLGLAFSKTCPYAPIKSLAVGETTCDAKKKVWDILAQKVNFHIMELPQKKNAIDLHLWDNEIHSLAENLERLAERKLNPSVLKEKIEIMNNKRKALQRLAKLRIKEPIPISGLDTLVVMQAALNDEPVRFTKKVEELCDELEDRIKKGISPFSDKAKRIMVSGCPSVMGNWKIHSLIETSGGAVVVDETCTGVKYFKDLVDTKANDVDGLLGAIADRYLKINCSCFTPNNDRLDMARSLAKEGNVKGVVQYILQYCHTYNIEAIRIEGALKQDNIPSLKIVTDYSEEDTAQLRTRIEAFLETLK